The Thermoplasmata archaeon nucleotide sequence GACGGAGCAGACGTTAGATGAAGGCAGACCTCCACGTCCACACGATGTTCTCTGTGGACGGCACGACCACGATGGAGCAGCTCATCAAAACAGCTAAGGAACGCGACATCGGCTGTATCGCTGTCACGGACCATAACGAGTTCAAGGCATTCGATCTCCTGAAGGACAACAAGGATGTCATAATCATACCTGCGGAAGAGGTCTCATCCACCGACGGCCATATAGTCGCTCTGGGGATAGACCGTCAGATTCCGAAGGGACATTCAATCGATGATACCATCAGGTTGATCCACGAGGCGGGCGGATACGCCTTTGCCGCACATCCGTACAGATGGTGGTCAGGACTTGGGGAGAAGAATACCAGGAATCACGATTTCGATGGTATCGAGGCCAGAAATGCACGCTCGATCCCTTCGGCAAACAGGAGATCTGAGAATCTGGCGAAGGAGATAGGAAAGCCTATCTCTGCGGGTTCAGATGCTCATAGGCCACGTCATATCGGGAACGGTTACATCGAAATTCCGGATTCTGTCACCAATTGGCAGGAAGCTGTCAAGGCCATTATGGCAGGTGACATCACCTTGGCGCACAGCCGTAGCAGGCACATGTTCGGAACGCTCAAATACGGAACCAAATCCATCGGTCAGTGGATGTTCCGCGGATTCAGGAAGATCTGAGCATGCCGTCGGTACCGGCCACCTTGGAAAGAGTGATGGCGATTTTGCCGGAGATAAGCTCCCGTAAGATGATGGGGGAATACCTGCTTTACAATGATGGAAAGCTCTTCGGAGGGATCTATGACGACAGACTTCTGTTGAAGATCACAAAGGCCTCAGCAAAGATGCTCAAAGACTGTCCTTCAGCCTTCCCATATGATGGAGGAGGGGAGATGATACTCTTCCCCGAGCCTTTCGATCCTGACTTGCTCAAGACGGTTGTGGAAGCGATGTGCGAGGAACTTCCTGCACGCAGAAAACGATTAAGATTGTTCTTTGATCTCGACCAGAAGGTCGTGGAAAGTGGTCTTCGAAGGGATGAGGTCCGGTTCTCTTCCTATAGATGCGAGCATATCGGCGGTCGGCCTTCCGATCGCAGCGACGTGAATCCTTCTCATCCTTTCGAGATGGTCTTCAGGAAACATCTCTTTCATCTTGTCGAAGAAAGTGGATGCCGACAGAGGGGATGTGAACGCCATCCAATCGAGTGTTCCGTCCCCTGCGGATTTCAGAAGTCTGATCATTTCATCCCCTGTATCTGCCGCTACCAGTTTGTAGACCGCGATATCCGCCAGTTCCAATCCGGAATCGGCGATCCCCTTTGATATGATGTCCGTTCCGTTGTCAGAGCGGACGGCGACTATCTTTCCCGATTTGTATCTCTCAGTGATCAGGCTCAATACACCATAGGATGAATGTTCCTCGGGAACGATGTCGACCCTTACACCTAATTCCTCCAAACGTCTGGCTGTGCCTGGTCCGATGGCGATGACTTCGCAAGGGGCCATCATGGTCCCGAATGATTCTCTAAATTCCTGACTGCAATGCTCGGCTGCCGTGGTAGAACCGAATATCACGGGGACTCCGTTGCCTAAGGAATCCTTTAGTCTGGCGAATTCTGATGCATCGCCGTGTATGATGTCCAGCGAAGGGGCGGCGAGAACTCTGAAACCAAGTC carries:
- a CDS encoding PHP domain-containing protein, giving the protein MKADLHVHTMFSVDGTTTMEQLIKTAKERDIGCIAVTDHNEFKAFDLLKDNKDVIIIPAEEVSSTDGHIVALGIDRQIPKGHSIDDTIRLIHEAGGYAFAAHPYRWWSGLGEKNTRNHDFDGIEARNARSIPSANRRSENLAKEIGKPISAGSDAHRPRHIGNGYIEIPDSVTNWQEAVKAIMAGDITLAHSRSRHMFGTLKYGTKSIGQWMFRGFRKI
- a CDS encoding uroporphyrinogen-III synthase, which codes for MITLGFTRPASKLKASVEEAEGLGFRVLAAPSLDIIHGDASEFARLKDSLGNGVPVIFGSTTAAEHCSQEFRESFGTMMAPCEVIAIGPGTARRLEELGVRVDIVPEEHSSYGVLSLITERYKSGKIVAVRSDNGTDIISKGIADSGLELADIAVYKLVAADTGDEMIRLLKSAGDGTLDWMAFTSPLSASTFFDKMKEMFPEDHLERMRRIHVAAIGRPTADMLASIGREPDLIPSKTTFHDLLVEIKEQS